A region of Nitrospinota bacterium DNA encodes the following proteins:
- the thiE gene encoding thiamine phosphate synthase encodes MPDFSEIDIYPVTGRSLAKGLGDEQIISALARGGARIVQLREKNLSGREFYELASLYRRETRRHGMLLVINDRVDMALAVEADGVHLGREDMPITAARRVMGPKAIIGGSSHSIEEALGVESAGASYVNLGPIYPTPTKPGATAIGLSAVKRAAAGAIRIPFTVMGGVTMENIGEVVMAGARKIGVVSAIFGAEDLEMATKRLRGRIRGS; translated from the coding sequence ATGCCTGATTTTTCGGAAATAGACATATATCCCGTCACGGGCCGGAGCCTGGCCAAAGGTTTGGGCGACGAGCAGATAATTTCAGCGCTGGCCCGGGGCGGCGCCAGGATTGTCCAACTGCGCGAGAAGAACCTTTCGGGCCGGGAATTCTACGAACTGGCCAGCCTTTACCGCCGGGAGACCCGCCGCCACGGCATGTTACTTGTCATAAACGACCGGGTGGACATGGCCCTGGCCGTGGAGGCCGACGGTGTGCATCTGGGCCGGGAAGACATGCCCATAACGGCGGCGAGGCGGGTGATGGGGCCTAAGGCCATCATAGGCGGGTCATCTCATTCCATTGAAGAGGCTTTGGGGGTGGAGTCTGCCGGAGCCTCTTATGTCAACCTCGGGCCAATATACCCAACCCCCACCAAGCCCGGCGCCACGGCCATCGGCCTCTCAGCCGTTAAACGGGCGGCGGCGGGGGCCATCCGTATTCCATTCACGGTCATGGGTGGCGTAACCATGGAAAACATCGGTGAAGTGGTTATGGCTGGGGCGCGGAAGATTGGCGTGGTATCAGCCATTTTCGGGGCCGAAGATCTGGAAATGGCCACCAAACGGCTCCGGGGGCGCATCCGGGGCTCCTGA
- a CDS encoding thiazole synthase, whose amino-acid sequence MDNDSLEIAGRKFSSRLLLGTGKFRSGQLMAQAIEASGSQIVTVALRRVDINNPRDHIMAHLDPSKYLILPNTSGARNAEEAVRLARLARAAGVSDWVKLEVTPEPRYLLPDPVETLKAAEILVKEGFIVLPYINADPVLARRLADIGTATVMPLGSPIGSNQGIRTKESIAIIIEQSPVPVVVDAGLGAPSHAAEALEMGAAAVLVNTAIAVAGDPPAMALAFKKGVEAGRAAYLAGLGKPLEQAEASSPLAGLPW is encoded by the coding sequence ATGGATAACGATTCGCTGGAGATCGCCGGGCGGAAATTTTCGTCCCGCCTGTTGCTGGGCACGGGCAAGTTCCGCTCGGGCCAGTTGATGGCCCAGGCCATAGAGGCCTCCGGCTCGCAGATTGTCACCGTGGCCTTGCGCCGGGTGGACATCAACAATCCGCGCGACCATATCATGGCCCACCTGGATCCTTCAAAATATTTGATTCTCCCCAACACATCCGGCGCCAGAAACGCCGAGGAGGCTGTGCGGCTGGCCCGGCTGGCCCGGGCGGCGGGTGTTTCGGACTGGGTGAAACTGGAAGTCACCCCCGAGCCGCGATACCTTCTGCCAGACCCGGTGGAAACACTTAAAGCCGCTGAGATCCTTGTGAAGGAAGGTTTTATTGTCCTGCCATATATAAACGCAGATCCTGTGCTGGCCCGGAGACTGGCCGATATCGGTACGGCGACGGTTATGCCGCTGGGCTCCCCCATTGGTTCCAACCAGGGCATCCGCACAAAAGAAAGCATCGCCATAATCATCGAGCAGTCGCCGGTGCCGGTGGTGGTGGACGCTGGGCTGGGCGCCCCCTCCCACGCGGCCGAGGCGCTGGAGATGGGCGCGGCGGCTGTGCTGGTGAACACCGCTATCGCCGTGGCCGGTGACCCGCCCGCCATGGCCCTGGCCTTTAAAAAAGGGGTTGAAGCGGGAAGGGCCGCATATCTGGCGGGGTTGGGCAAACCTTTGGAGCAGGCCGAGGCCTCCAGTCCGCTGGCCGGCCTGCCATGGTAG
- a CDS encoding FxsA family protein, which translates to MLFKLFLLFTVTPIIELWLIIKIGQRIGALDTVALLLISGALGAWFARQQGLKTLKEFFMATQAGQVPASQLLDGALIILGGALMVAPGFMTDIFGLFLVIPWTRALIRPLFLRWVTRQMKGAVFVSHGPGQFHFTGFPGDHKPGGKPEDDNVIDV; encoded by the coding sequence ATGTTGTTTAAACTTTTCCTTCTATTCACCGTAACGCCTATCATCGAGTTGTGGCTGATCATTAAAATCGGCCAACGCATCGGCGCGCTGGATACGGTGGCCCTGCTGTTGATCTCCGGGGCGCTGGGGGCATGGTTCGCCCGGCAACAGGGTTTGAAAACCCTAAAGGAATTTTTCATGGCCACCCAGGCGGGGCAGGTTCCCGCAAGCCAGCTTTTGGACGGCGCGCTGATAATCCTGGGCGGCGCGCTGATGGTGGCGCCAGGGTTCATGACCGATATCTTCGGGCTGTTTCTGGTGATTCCGTGGACGCGCGCCCTGATCCGTCCGCTGTTCCTGCGCTGGGTGACGCGTCAGATGAAAGGCGCCGTTTTCGTATCCCACGGGCCGGGCCAGTTTCATTTCACCGGGTTCCCCGGCGATCACAAGCCCGGCGGCAAACCTGAAGACGACAACGTGATAGACGTTTGA
- a CDS encoding ATP-binding protein: MKLETRFAAIIVVSTALAVLLTNTILTSRLKADYQATARKEAREKALLVRYGLLSTMMSTNDYDEIDRIINFLKSGQNFSFRMVRSKHVIKQHGIRRGEIPKSVEEEDALRDGEIKEILESDTRLKFIYPFITDERCGACHMGLDGKPVPAGMVNGAAVMEFDLTGRKMATEALAGQVALVVSVILVAMAAVMIILIHKTVVSPIKSIASAITGFQEERFNVDLPAYSTTEIKIMADEVRAAALLLAERKGRRELEIKEERERNTEARKFIMSRAQDLGIDCNSKLTDVINSLAAVVDAGEQTVQMSKALKYMVSEESRFMLPNDLATIPAVSSYLSNIVDADHIQKRAIELTLDEALGNAIIHGNLEIPSSLKDDDLDSYSELIAERSGQEPYASRRVEVQFAMKGKDARFRIRDEGKGFNWRKALGEETDIESIHGRGVMIMRAMATSLEFNAEGNEITLVFDLGKQASA; the protein is encoded by the coding sequence ATGAAACTGGAAACTCGGTTTGCGGCCATCATCGTGGTGTCCACGGCGCTTGCCGTCCTTCTCACCAACACCATTTTGACATCCCGGCTAAAGGCGGATTACCAGGCCACAGCCAGAAAAGAGGCCCGGGAAAAAGCCCTGTTGGTGAGGTACGGTCTGCTTTCCACAATGATGAGCACCAACGATTATGACGAGATAGACCGGATAATCAACTTCCTTAAGAGCGGCCAGAATTTCAGCTTCCGCATGGTGCGTTCCAAGCATGTGATAAAGCAACACGGCATCCGCAGGGGTGAGATTCCCAAAAGCGTTGAGGAAGAAGATGCCCTGCGCGACGGGGAGATTAAAGAGATACTGGAGTCTGACACAAGGCTCAAATTCATCTACCCGTTCATTACCGACGAGCGGTGCGGAGCCTGCCACATGGGGCTGGACGGCAAGCCTGTGCCCGCCGGAATGGTGAACGGTGCGGCGGTGATGGAGTTCGACCTTACCGGGCGCAAGATGGCCACCGAGGCGCTGGCCGGGCAGGTGGCGCTGGTGGTTTCAGTCATCCTTGTGGCCATGGCCGCGGTGATGATTATCCTCATCCATAAAACCGTGGTGTCCCCCATAAAGAGCATCGCCAGCGCCATCACCGGTTTCCAGGAAGAAAGATTCAACGTGGACCTGCCCGCTTATTCCACCACGGAAATCAAGATCATGGCCGACGAGGTGCGGGCGGCCGCCCTCCTGCTTGCGGAGAGGAAAGGGCGGCGTGAGCTGGAGATAAAAGAGGAGCGGGAACGGAACACGGAGGCGCGCAAGTTCATCATGAGCCGCGCCCAGGATTTGGGGATAGACTGCAACTCCAAGCTGACCGATGTGATAAACAGCCTGGCGGCGGTGGTGGATGCGGGCGAACAGACCGTGCAAATGTCCAAGGCGCTAAAATACATGGTGAGCGAGGAGAGCCGGTTCATGTTGCCCAACGACCTTGCCACCATCCCGGCCGTGTCATCGTATCTATCCAACATCGTTGACGCCGATCATATACAGAAACGGGCCATTGAGCTTACGCTGGACGAAGCCCTGGGCAACGCCATAATCCACGGCAACCTGGAAATACCCTCCTCCCTGAAAGACGACGATCTGGACAGCTACTCCGAGCTTATCGCGGAGCGTTCCGGTCAGGAGCCTTACGCCTCGCGGCGTGTGGAGGTGCAATTCGCCATGAAGGGGAAAGATGCCCGGTTCAGGATCCGCGACGAGGGCAAGGGTTTCAACTGGCGCAAAGCTTTGGGTGAAGAAACGGATATCGAGTCCATCCACGGCAGGGGCGTGATGATAATGAGGGCCATGGCAACCTCCCTGGAGTTCAACGCGGAAGGCAACGAGATCACGCTGGTGTTCGACCTGGGGAAACAGGCGTCGGCGTAA
- a CDS encoding glycosyltransferase family 4 protein produces the protein METRMLTFNWHEPYIAMLLKTGHTFDIARPDLGRNGGRHWDVRLRPLPARATMVDWPAAVQRMDEGAYSVILCHNFADMARVANSKTRKILLFHNKLAAELKSGADTVSRADYLDKVAPLAQAADRLVFVSKSKMDDWGFGRGEVIGPGINVLDFGPYIGDIKGVLRVASYFKERGFMLGYETSQQAVEGFENLLLGFNPSIPGVAPAESYEKLLNYYSRYRVFLHTTCHPYEDGHNMALLEAMAAGMPVVALKHPASIIIHGHNGLVGESVESLREHIAVLLGDETLARTLGANARNSVAERFPIEKFTGAWNNVFTAAHET, from the coding sequence ATGGAAACGAGGATGCTGACTTTCAACTGGCACGAGCCTTACATCGCCATGTTGCTCAAGACCGGCCATACATTCGACATCGCGCGGCCGGACCTGGGCAGAAATGGCGGCAGGCACTGGGACGTGCGGTTGCGCCCCTTGCCCGCGCGCGCCACTATGGTGGACTGGCCTGCCGCTGTTCAACGTATGGATGAAGGAGCTTATTCGGTTATCCTCTGCCACAATTTCGCTGACATGGCGCGGGTCGCAAACAGCAAAACCCGCAAAATACTTTTATTCCACAATAAATTGGCGGCGGAGCTAAAAAGCGGCGCCGATACGGTAAGCCGGGCGGATTACCTGGACAAGGTAGCTCCTTTGGCCCAGGCGGCGGATCGTTTGGTGTTTGTCTCCAAATCCAAAATGGATGATTGGGGGTTTGGCCGGGGGGAAGTGATAGGACCCGGAATAAACGTTTTGGATTTCGGCCCTTACATAGGCGATATAAAGGGCGTTTTGCGGGTGGCCAGTTATTTCAAGGAACGGGGTTTCATGTTGGGCTACGAAACCTCGCAACAGGCCGTGGAGGGTTTCGAGAACCTTCTGCTGGGATTCAACCCCTCCATTCCCGGAGTGGCCCCGGCGGAGAGCTACGAAAAACTTTTGAATTATTATTCCAGATACCGGGTTTTTCTCCACACCACCTGTCACCCTTACGAGGATGGCCACAATATGGCCCTGCTGGAGGCCATGGCCGCCGGGATGCCGGTGGTGGCCTTAAAACATCCCGCGTCAATCATCATCCACGGGCATAATGGTTTGGTGGGGGAGAGCGTGGAATCGCTCCGGGAACATATAGCGGTTTTGCTGGGTGACGAAACGCTGGCCAGGACGCTGGGCGCAAACGCCAGGAATTCGGTGGCGGAAAGATTCCCGATCGAAAAGTTCACCGGAGCGTGGAACAATGTTTTCACAGCGGCCCATGAGACTTAA
- the thiH gene encoding 2-iminoacetate synthase ThiH produces METPDQSFFHSLTAMESSGALSEALERITKSTVSDVNNAMERLPVAWPGFLALLSGPAENHLDEIKSLAKNLTAQRFGHTVNLYIPIYLSNACINQCAYCGFNSRMDIRRKTLSLDEVGLEGERLFNEGFRNILLVAGESRKDTPLSLMEQSVRALKEMGFVFVGLEAEPLGEDEYRILGEAGLDGVTVYQETYDREMYARVHKAGPKKDYQWRLGAPERVAKAGIRSVSVGFLLGLGEFCAEAVALAAHVKYLQKRFWQTSVSVSFPRIHQAPAGFELANAVSDTRLIKLISAMRLFNPDVTLTLSTREAPALRDELFGVGINQVSAGSKTSPGAYTVIGSESSAGEQFPVVDERPPHEVAEAIKKAGLEFVWKDWDKNLRPVA; encoded by the coding sequence ATGGAAACGCCGGATCAAAGTTTCTTTCACAGCTTAACCGCCATGGAAAGTTCCGGCGCCTTGAGCGAGGCGCTGGAGCGCATCACAAAATCCACGGTTTCAGACGTTAATAATGCCATGGAGCGCCTGCCGGTTGCGTGGCCGGGGTTTCTGGCCTTGTTATCCGGACCGGCGGAAAACCATCTGGATGAAATAAAATCCCTGGCCAAAAACCTTACCGCCCAACGGTTCGGCCATACGGTAAACCTTTACATCCCCATCTATCTTTCCAACGCCTGCATAAACCAGTGCGCTTATTGCGGGTTCAACAGCCGGATGGACATCCGCCGGAAGACGCTTTCGCTGGACGAGGTGGGGCTGGAGGGGGAACGCCTTTTCAACGAAGGGTTCAGGAACATACTGCTGGTGGCCGGAGAAAGCCGGAAAGACACTCCCCTAAGCCTGATGGAACAAAGCGTGCGGGCTTTAAAAGAGATGGGGTTTGTTTTCGTTGGGCTGGAGGCGGAGCCGTTGGGCGAGGATGAATACCGCATACTTGGCGAGGCCGGGCTGGACGGGGTTACGGTGTATCAGGAAACATACGACCGGGAGATGTACGCCAGGGTACACAAGGCAGGGCCGAAAAAAGATTATCAATGGCGGCTGGGCGCTCCCGAGCGGGTGGCCAAGGCCGGGATACGCTCGGTAAGCGTGGGGTTTCTCCTGGGTCTTGGGGAATTCTGCGCCGAAGCCGTGGCGCTGGCGGCCCACGTGAAATACTTGCAGAAACGGTTCTGGCAAACCTCCGTTTCGGTAAGTTTCCCCCGGATACATCAAGCGCCAGCCGGATTCGAACTGGCAAACGCCGTAAGCGACACCCGGCTTATAAAACTTATATCCGCCATGCGTCTGTTCAACCCGGACGTAACCCTTACCCTTTCCACCCGGGAAGCCCCGGCGTTGAGGGACGAGCTTTTCGGCGTAGGGATAAACCAGGTAAGCGCGGGCTCCAAAACCAGCCCGGGGGCATATACTGTTATCGGATCCGAAAGCTCCGCCGGGGAGCAGTTCCCCGTGGTGGACGAACGGCCTCCCCACGAAGTGGCCGAAGCCATAAAAAAAGCGGGGCTGGAATTCGTATGGAAAGACTGGGACAAAAACCTTCGCCCGGTGGCTTAA
- a CDS encoding helix-turn-helix transcriptional regulator, with protein sequence MTKLKKEYSPAKTHVEVSVVESVRIIRELQKMSQTTLAKVTGITQSTISAIENGRVNIGVDRAKVLARALKCHPAVLLFPSWDIDKESVA encoded by the coding sequence ATGACCAAATTAAAAAAAGAGTATTCCCCGGCCAAAACGCATGTGGAGGTCAGCGTGGTGGAATCCGTAAGGATCATCCGGGAGCTTCAGAAGATGAGCCAAACAACCCTGGCCAAAGTCACAGGAATTACCCAATCAACCATTTCCGCCATTGAGAACGGCAGGGTAAACATTGGCGTGGACAGGGCGAAGGTCCTGGCCAGGGCTTTGAAATGCCATCCGGCGGTTTTGCTGTTCCCTTCCTGGGACATTGACAAGGAAAGCGTGGCCTAA
- a CDS encoding motility associated factor glycosyltransferase family protein has translation MNGKQESVFQRNLAAIRERDKALAERLESLAPSPRITREKGAGRRVLITVNAPGGEGKLTMPDLGKPHLDSMGEALSMSRMVAALGLGSGRLFAEIVERTGPQTFVLLIEPDIDLFAAVIAEEDFSKAFRQPKVCLAVGEKPHAATIIKAESELSVFTITDCSVIENPWSAPLYIEYFNEVKDRISHLMKMGGQNAATLAQMDDSWRDNVLENLPAIIKSAPVMSLFGRFSGMPGVVVAAGPSLSKNIWWLGALKGRGVIIAVDTAVRALLSAGITPDIVVSLDSQFNNYLHLKGVKLPDTLMAFNPVSFPQIVKEHEGPMVFTGYTYPLVEWLETVIGELGSVRAGGSVATSAFDLAVKMGCSPVVLIGQDLCYSTRATHAEGTLYETETRAGLNTRLDDAIVAGATGVVDLFGREALALGKMEAWRQWFELVILGVDQPVFNATEGGTPIQGASPVSMAEVVARHGKPGGGEPALACMDFTMTGAREKEVAEALHSAREEARAAKSICGKGMNALKSAISYITDELSISKADSAMGEVKNLAREILEKSLFAELNRFAVESALDRVENIRRKSEALENKKDRFTMSLEAYRALFTEIYEIAAKFDKSVSQAIRSISGAREGGAGQ, from the coding sequence ATGAACGGAAAACAGGAAAGCGTGTTTCAGCGGAACCTGGCGGCCATCAGGGAGCGGGACAAGGCATTGGCCGAACGGCTGGAGTCTCTTGCCCCGTCACCCAGGATAACCCGTGAAAAGGGAGCCGGGCGGCGGGTTTTGATAACAGTAAACGCCCCGGGCGGTGAGGGGAAGCTTACCATGCCCGACCTGGGCAAACCCCATCTGGACTCCATGGGTGAAGCCCTTTCCATGTCCCGCATGGTGGCGGCGCTGGGGTTGGGCTCGGGCAGGTTGTTCGCCGAAATTGTGGAGCGCACCGGGCCGCAGACTTTTGTTCTGCTCATCGAGCCGGACATAGACCTTTTCGCCGCCGTCATCGCCGAGGAGGATTTTTCAAAAGCGTTCAGGCAACCTAAGGTATGTCTTGCGGTGGGGGAAAAACCCCACGCGGCCACTATTATAAAGGCCGAGTCGGAGCTTTCGGTGTTCACTATCACCGATTGTTCGGTGATCGAAAACCCATGGTCGGCCCCGCTTTATATCGAATATTTCAACGAAGTGAAAGACCGGATTTCCCACCTTATGAAGATGGGCGGGCAAAACGCGGCCACCCTGGCGCAAATGGATGACAGCTGGCGGGACAACGTGTTGGAAAATCTGCCCGCAATCATCAAATCAGCGCCGGTGATGAGCCTTTTCGGCCGTTTTTCCGGAATGCCCGGGGTGGTGGTGGCCGCAGGGCCGTCACTGTCGAAAAACATCTGGTGGCTGGGCGCGTTGAAGGGGCGGGGGGTGATTATTGCGGTGGATACCGCCGTCAGGGCCCTTTTGTCCGCGGGAATCACGCCCGATATTGTGGTGTCCCTGGATTCCCAGTTCAACAATTACCTGCATTTAAAGGGGGTGAAATTGCCGGACACGTTAATGGCGTTTAACCCCGTATCCTTTCCGCAAATCGTTAAAGAGCACGAGGGCCCCATGGTGTTCACTGGCTATACCTACCCGCTGGTGGAATGGCTGGAAACGGTCATAGGCGAGCTGGGCTCGGTGCGGGCTGGCGGCTCGGTGGCCACGTCTGCGTTCGACCTGGCGGTGAAAATGGGATGCTCGCCGGTGGTTTTGATCGGGCAGGACCTTTGTTACTCCACCCGCGCCACCCACGCTGAAGGAACGCTTTATGAGACCGAGACGCGGGCCGGGCTGAACACCCGGCTGGATGACGCCATCGTAGCCGGAGCCACCGGGGTGGTTGACCTGTTTGGAAGAGAGGCCCTGGCGTTGGGTAAAATGGAGGCATGGCGGCAATGGTTCGAGCTTGTCATCTTAGGCGTGGACCAACCGGTGTTTAACGCCACCGAGGGGGGAACGCCCATTCAGGGAGCTTCCCCGGTTTCCATGGCGGAGGTTGTGGCGCGGCACGGCAAGCCGGGCGGCGGGGAACCGGCGCTGGCCTGCATGGATTTCACCATGACGGGCGCCAGGGAGAAAGAGGTGGCGGAAGCGTTGCATTCCGCCAGGGAGGAGGCTCGCGCCGCCAAGTCCATCTGCGGGAAAGGGATGAATGCGCTGAAATCCGCCATTTCGTATATTACCGATGAGCTCTCCATTTCCAAGGCCGACAGCGCCATGGGCGAGGTAAAAAACCTGGCCAGGGAAATCCTGGAAAAGTCGCTGTTCGCGGAGTTGAACCGGTTCGCCGTGGAAAGCGCCCTGGACAGGGTGGAGAACATCCGCCGCAAAAGCGAGGCGCTGGAGAATAAAAAGGACCGGTTCACCATGAGCCTGGAGGCGTACCGCGCGCTTTTCACCGAAATTTACGAGATCGCCGCCAAGTTCGACAAGTCCGTCAGCCAGGCCATCAGGTCCATCAGCGGCGCGCGGGAGGGAGGGGCCGGACAATGA
- a CDS encoding CbiX/SirB N-terminal domain-containing protein codes for MVKKPSSGLVLFAHGSRDARWKSPFMALEKKMASRLPGALVKAAFLQDCEPKIHDVVDSMAAKGLNRITVIPMFLAVGAHSANDFPKIAERLRAAHPGVEIEWTEVIGQWEEAQDALAETMTAQLAR; via the coding sequence ATGGTAAAAAAACCTTCCAGCGGACTTGTGCTTTTCGCCCATGGCAGTCGTGACGCCCGGTGGAAATCCCCTTTCATGGCGCTGGAGAAGAAAATGGCTTCCCGCCTGCCCGGCGCGCTGGTGAAGGCCGCGTTCCTTCAGGATTGCGAACCGAAGATCCACGATGTGGTGGACTCCATGGCGGCCAAGGGATTAAACCGGATCACCGTTATCCCCATGTTTCTCGCCGTGGGCGCCCATTCGGCCAATGATTTCCCGAAGATAGCGGAACGCCTGCGGGCCGCCCATCCGGGTGTGGAAATTGAGTGGACCGAGGTTATCGGCCAATGGGAGGAAGCTCAGGACGCCCTGGCCGAGACCATGACGGCGCAACTGGCCCGCTGA
- the alaC gene encoding alanine transaminase produces MSDAVKETKAEPGPKRKFARIERLPPYVLAEVTNMRIQARRAGEDIIDFGMGNPDMATPAHIVDKLVEAARKPQNHRYSASRGITKLRHAICDWYKRKFDVELDPESEAIVTIGSKEGISHLMLAITSPGDSVLVPSPTYSIHTYAVIIANGDVINVPLSTGEDFFENLTHAYERAWPRPKAMMLNFPHNPTTVCVDLPFFEKVVAFAKAHDIIVVHDLAYAEIAFDGYQAPSILQVPGAKDVAVEMYTLSKTYAMPGWRVGFCVGNPEIVYALQRIKGYLDYGMFQPIQIASIIALNGPQDCVEEIRKTYQDRRDVLVEGLNRIGWPLEKPRATMFAWARIPERFRSMGSLEFSKKLLTEAKVAVTPGIGFGDGGDDYVRFALVENEHRTRQAIRGIRDALK; encoded by the coding sequence ATGAGCGACGCAGTGAAAGAGACAAAAGCCGAACCGGGGCCCAAACGCAAATTCGCCAGGATAGAGCGCCTTCCGCCGTATGTGCTGGCGGAAGTGACCAACATGCGCATCCAGGCGCGCCGGGCCGGGGAAGACATAATAGACTTCGGCATGGGCAACCCGGACATGGCCACGCCCGCGCATATCGTGGACAAACTGGTGGAGGCGGCGCGAAAACCGCAAAACCACCGCTACTCGGCCAGCAGGGGCATAACCAAGCTCCGCCACGCCATTTGCGACTGGTATAAGCGCAAGTTCGACGTGGAGCTGGATCCGGAGAGCGAGGCCATCGTAACCATCGGGAGCAAGGAGGGGATAAGCCACCTCATGCTGGCCATCACCTCGCCCGGGGATTCGGTGCTGGTGCCGTCGCCCACTTACTCCATCCACACCTATGCGGTGATAATCGCCAACGGTGATGTGATAAACGTGCCCCTGTCCACGGGGGAGGATTTCTTCGAGAACCTCACCCACGCTTACGAGCGCGCGTGGCCCCGGCCCAAGGCGATGATGCTGAATTTCCCGCACAACCCCACCACGGTGTGTGTGGACCTCCCGTTTTTCGAGAAGGTGGTGGCTTTCGCCAAGGCGCACGACATAATAGTTGTGCACGACCTGGCCTATGCAGAGATAGCCTTCGACGGTTATCAGGCCCCGTCCATCCTTCAGGTTCCCGGCGCCAAGGACGTGGCGGTGGAGATGTACACCCTCTCGAAAACCTATGCCATGCCCGGCTGGCGCGTGGGCTTCTGCGTGGGGAATCCGGAGATTGTTTACGCCCTGCAACGCATCAAGGGATACCTGGACTACGGAATGTTCCAGCCCATCCAGATAGCCAGCATCATAGCCCTAAACGGCCCGCAGGACTGCGTGGAGGAGATACGCAAGACATATCAGGACCGCCGCGACGTGCTGGTGGAAGGGCTTAACAGGATAGGCTGGCCGCTGGAGAAACCAAGGGCCACCATGTTCGCCTGGGCGCGGATCCCAGAGCGGTTCCGGAGCATGGGGTCGCTGGAGTTCTCCAAAAAGCTTCTCACCGAGGCCAAGGTCGCCGTTACCCCCGGAATCGGGTTTGGCGACGGCGGGGATGATTATGTGCGGTTTGCGCTGGTGGAGAACGAGCATCGCACCCGGCAGGCCATCCGCGGCATCCGCGACGCGCTTAAATAA
- the thiS gene encoding sulfur carrier protein ThiS, protein MNITVNGQATQAHEGETLEQLIARFQIKGPVAAQLNEIIIRREALAAQPLKEGDRIELLTMMGGG, encoded by the coding sequence ATGAACATAACCGTTAACGGACAGGCGACCCAGGCCCATGAAGGGGAAACCCTGGAACAGCTTATCGCCCGTTTTCAGATAAAGGGGCCCGTGGCCGCCCAACTAAACGAGATAATAATCCGCCGTGAGGCTCTGGCCGCCCAACCGCTTAAGGAAGGCGACAGGATTGAGCTTCTCACCATGATGGGCGGCGGCTGA